From one Nothobranchius furzeri strain GRZ-AD chromosome 2, NfurGRZ-RIMD1, whole genome shotgun sequence genomic stretch:
- the LOC107396729 gene encoding uncharacterized protein codes for MEYHSGGSLPLLGRPRYCPGASANGGYLCETGHCCGETGCCTYYYELWWFWLLWTVLILFSCCCAYRHRRAKLRVQQQQRQREISLLAYHGASSFPSSMLDLSFLASLKLPSYEEVAAQPTTPPPPYSSVFTSPRYPQPPRAADPHLLTQHDPLLHRPLSDGPSSLSSDNSSSCSCDSCCPSSPCSSSLSAPITYETDTSHASTPSEATPLTLDVTIETIAAAACCLEANKACSAPEGPSTAVAIHVEDAEAARPQELNTKDLLPPSQTVTTATATRAPSPLHLPSPGSELTLPVAATSPVNPHLDSAPRSPIISTASSSTLPSPSVDATQVQSIRTMTSESVSRPADKTLETLCVTRTLDLVSVSCSPAPAPPPDVHRALVFQASTLQNHSFMPITPTQTPDQKPNPTEATDPVTPPPDPQFTKFPNSVTASLPSLKPLHLNLNQGDNVLVSSSQRQTTPSPGSGPIQSTPSPGSGPIQSTPSPGSGPIQSTHSPGSGPIQSTPSPGSGPIQSTPSPGLGPVLTTHSPGSGLVQSTHSPGSGLVQSTHSPGSGLVQTTHSPGSGLVQSTHSPGSGLVQTTHSPGLGPVLTTHSPGSGLVQSTHSPGSGLVQTTHSPGLGPIQSTHSRGLGPVLTTHSPGSGLVQSTHSPGSGLVQSTHSPGSGLVQTTHSPGLGPIQSTHSPGPGLVLTTDSPGSGPVQLLDSITAVVPRLNLTTSVRDSGPPQDSRGFSEINLVLPLPSEVQAGFGSGSPSGPSPLSTLPLVLSCPAPETSFSCPAITIESDTCLTMSHTTLAVVSPSSPRAPVPLAAPVLLLDPLAALQPSDRGDSSSGHASSHSPSPRATQSPPKQTVFSPCVDIFEPGPSCWEDGDEEQEHRDEDEDDDMGADESQYRHRRLTGDSGIEVCRCRVEEDEEEEEEEEERRKGGESENVDVHDSVDCPARVHLGTGEELSQCTPTAAVTTTTPDDGGKVIVVMETV; via the exons ggttcTGGCTGCTGTGGACTGTTCTCATCCTCTTCAGCTGCTGCTGCGCGTACCGACACCGCCGAGCGAAGCTGCGAgtccagcagcagcagaggcagagggagATCAGCCTGCTGGCCTACCATGGAGCCAGCTCCTTCCCCTCCTCCATGCTGGACCTCA GTTTCCTGGCGTCGCTGAAGCTGCCGTCGTATGAGGAGGTAGCAGCTCAGCCCACCACGCCTCCTCCCCCCTACAGCTCCGTGTTTACCAGCCCCCGCTACCCGCAGCCCCCGCGTGCCGCTGACCCCCACCTGCTCACGCAGCACGACCCACTGCTGCACCGACCGCTGAGTGATGGCCCGTCCTCCCTCAGCTCTGACAACAG CTCCAGCTGTTCCTGCGACTCCTGCTGCCCTTCTTCTCCATGTAGCTCCTCCCTATCAGCCCCTATCACCTATGAGACTGACACAAGCCACGCCTCCACGCCCAGTGAGGCCACACCTCTGACGCTTGATGTCACCATCGAGACCATAGCAGCTGCCGCATGCTGCTTGGAGGCAAACAAGGCTTGCTCCGCCCCCGAGGGCCCGTCCACTGCGGTGGCCATTCACGTGGAAGATGCAGAAGCTGCCAGACCTCAGGAACTGAACACCAAGGACTTATTGCCTCCTAGCCAGACTGTTACCACAGCAACTGCTACGCGGGCACCCTCTCCTCTGCACCTGCCCTCACCTGGCTCTGAGCTCACCCTTCCTGTTGCAGCTACGTCCCCCGTGAACCCACACCTCGACTCAGCACCACGTTCTCCGATCATCAGCACGGCTAGCTCCAGTACGCTTCCCAGTCCGAGTGTCGATGCCACACAGGTCCAGTCCATCAGAACCATGACAAGTGAAAGTGTGTCCAGACCTGCTGACAAAACCCTTGAGACTCTTTGTGTAACAAGAACTTTGGATCTGGTCAGTGTTTCGTGTAGCCCAGCACCAGCACCGCCACCAGACGTTCACAGAGCTTTGGTCTTTCAAGCGTCTACTCTTCAGAACCACAGCTTTATGCCTATAACCCCCACCCAGACTCCAGACCAAAAACCCAACCCTACTGAAGCTACGGACCCTGTTACTCCACCTCCAGACCCACAATTCACCAAGTTCCCAAATTCTGTAACTGCTTCCCTTCCATCTCTAAAACCACTCCACCTGAATCTGAACCAAGGAGATAACGTTTTGGTGTCCTCTTCACAACGCCAGACCACCCCCAGTCCTGGGTCAGGTCCCATCCAGTCCACCCCCAGTCCTGGGTCAGGTCCCATCCAGTCCACCCCCAGTCCTGGGTCAGGTCCCATCCAGTCCACCCACAGTCCTGGGTCAGGTCCCATCCAGTCCACCCCCAGTCCTGGGTCAGGTCCCATCCAGTCCACCCCCAGTCCTGGGTTGGGTCCAGTTCTGACTACCCacagtcctggttctggtcttgtcCAGTCCACCCacagtcctggttctggtctagtcCAGTCAACCCacagtcctggttctggtctagtcCAGACTACCCacagtcctggttctggtcttgtcCAGTCCACCCacagtcctggttctggtcttgtcCAGACTACGCACAGTCCTGGGTTGGGTCCAGTTCTGACTACCCacagtcctggttctggtcttgtcCAGTCCACCCacagtcctggttctggtctagtcCAGACTACGCACAGTCCTGGATTAGGTCCCATCCAGTCAACCCACAGTCGTGGGTTGGGTCCAGTTCTGACTACCCacagtcctggttctggtcttgtcCAGTCCACCCacagtcctggttctggtctagtcCAGTCAACCCacagtcctggttctggtctagtcCAGACTACGCACAGTCCTGGATTAGGTCCCATCCAGTCAACCCACAGTCCTGGTCCTGGTCTCGTCCTTACTACCGACAGTCCTGGGTCAGGCCCAGTCCAGCTCTTAGACTCTATTACTGCTGTTGTACCTCGTCTAAACTTGACCACATCAGTACGTGATTCTGGACCTCCTCAGGACTCACGTGGCTTTTCTGAGATCAACCTGGTCCTACCCTTGCCTTCAGAGGTCCAGGCTGGTTTTGGTTCTGGATCTCCATCAGGACCAAGTCCTCTATCCACCCTTCCTCTGGTCCTCTCCTGTCCTGCCCCTGAGACGTCCTTCTCCTGCCCAGCCATCACCATTGAGTCTGACACCTGTCTTACTATGTCCCACACAACCCTGGCAGTTGTCTCTCCGTCCTCTCCCCGGGCTCCTGTCCCTCTCGCAGCACCAGTTCTGCTCCTGGACCCCCTCGCCGCTCTGCAGCCGTCCGACAGAGGGGATTCTTCTTCTGGTCACGCTTCCTCTCACTCCCCCTCACCCCGTGCCACTCAGTCCCCGCCGAAGCAGACGGTGTTCTCCCCATGTGTGGACATTTTTGAACCTGGACCTTCCTGCTGGGAGgacggagacgaggagcaggaacACAGGGACGAGGATGAGGACGATGACATGGGTGCCGATGAGAGCCAGTACAGACATCGAAGACTTACTGGGGACTCTGGGATTGAGGTGTGCCGATgtagggtggaggaggatgaggaggaggaggaggaggaggaggagcgcagGAAAGGAGGAGAAAGTGAGAACGTTGATGTCCACGATAGCGTGGATTGTCCTGCAAGAGTTCATCTGGGCACAGGAGAGGAGCTTTCACAGTGTACACCCACCGCCGCCGTTACCACAACAACACCCGATGATGGCGGCAAAGTCATCGTCGTCATGGAGACGGTGTGA
- the LOC107396743 gene encoding early growth response protein 1 — protein sequence MLLERGDSFMSEFEDACSAWVDSVGSSPSDGANSDVGSPFSQVFSPGTDASDSDFFSDFSDCSSDTLSPSFGYTGSFFAEPEPTAAGLSSTADAILNMITEIVGICTEMEQQQGDTAASAPPAPALSIPASAAAPAPPAAASPPVVVKSEFSSSSCSSGSSQPSAAGTAALFPAAADSLMPLSALEQQVDVTDFIESLLSSEAVQGELKPGFEVKREPLGLEDWMRSLSAPVTGGDPGNYVISRSAIKTELVQGGSDFVCTLSPLPSTLDAHLLSTLLQGALPMMNISNVHAAGAPKQPRAGRRAPAKNGPKSKPFPCYVQGCERRFSRSDELNRHVRIHTGQKPFQCTICARSFSRSDHLTTHTRTHTGEKPFSCDVCGKRFARSDERKRHGRVHVKQQLRAQMMAAYSLALNAPGV from the exons ATGCTTCTGGAGCGCGGAGACAGTTTCATGTCCGAGTTTGAGGACGCGTGCAGCGCCTGGGTGGACAGCGTGGGCTCCAGCCCGAGCGACGGAGCCAACTCCGATGTGGGGTCACCTTTCAGCCAAG TCTTCTCTCCGGGAACCGACGCGTCTGACTCAGACTTCTTCTCCGACTTCAGTGACTGCTCGTCGGACACGCTCTCTCCGTCCTTCGGCTACACCGGCAGCTTCTTCGCCGAGCCGGAGCCGACGGCTGCGGGCTTGAGCAGCACCGCGGACGCCATCCTCAACATGATCACGGAGATCGTGGGAATCTGCACGGAGATGGAGCAGCAGCAGGGCGACACCGCAGCCTCCGCTCCTCCCGCCCCCGCCCTCAGCATCCCTGCCTCGGCTGCAGCCCCTGCGCCGCCAGCAGCCGCCTCTCCTCCGGTTGTGGTCAAGAGCGAGTTTTCGAGCTCCAGCTGCAGCAGCGGGAGTTCCCAGCCCTCCGCAGCCGGGACTGCTGCTCTGTTCCCGGCTGCAGCGGACTCTCTGATGCCGCTGTCCGCCCTGGAGCAACAGGTGGACGTGACTGACTTCATCGAGTCGCTGCTGAGCTCTGAAGCCGTGCAGGGTGAACTGAAGCCCGGCTTTGAGGTGAAACGGGAGCCGTTGGGACTAGAGGACTGGATGAGGAGCTTGTCGGCTCCCGTTACCGGCGGAGACCCTGGTAACTACGTCATCAGCAGGTCTGCAATCAAAACGGAGCTCGTGCAAGGCGGCAGCGACTTCGTCTGCACACTTTCCCCGCTCCCCTCCACCCTGGACGCGCACCTTCTCTCCACCCTCCTGCAGGGCGCGTTACCGATGATGAACATCAGCAATGTGCACGCCGCGGGGGCGCCCAAACAGCCACGCGCGGGAAGGAGAGCACCAGCCAAGAACGGCCCGAAGAGCAAGCCCTTCCCGTGCTACGTGCAGGGCTGCGAGCGCCGCTTCTCGCGCTCCGACGAGCTCAACAGGCACGTGCGCATCCACACGGGCCAGAAGCCCTTCCAGTGCACGATCTGCGCGCGCAGCTTCAGCCGCAGCGACCACCTCACCACGCACACGCGAACGCACACCGGAGAGAAGCCCTTCTCCTGCGACGTGTGCGGCAAGAGGTTCGCGCGCAGCGACGAGAGGAAGAGGCACGGGCGCGTGCACGTCAAGCAGCAGCTGCGAGCTCAGATGATGGCCGCCTACTCGCTGGCCCTGAACGCGCCTGGCGTCTAG
- the cyp17a2 gene encoding cytochrome P450 17A2 isoform X2: MVWFWNQKPIWTSGPQLHPLPASPTSPGEPPLARGRPSPSPSLHPAGPQVGTSVCALPGSSLHGGGEQPHTRQRGSAAEREGLRRATEHGHHRAADQRREGHRLLRLFSSLEVPSPPRPQLLHAVWRRNQPAAGSRLVFSSTYRPGEKELQEVIRYNNGIVETIAQGGLVDIFPWMKYLPNRSLRKLKECITIRDHLLSSKLQEHKESLTDGEPRDLLDALLKGQTSSGRGQKSHGSEGAGITDDHILMTAAEAFGAGVETTSTTLLWILAYLLHHPEVQERVQRELDEQVGAERPVSVSDRGRLPYLDCVINEGMRIRPVSPVLIPHTAMTHSSIGGYAVSRGTRVLVNMWSIHHDPRLWDKPDLFLPDRFLDDQGQRVTPACFLPFGAGPRVCVGESLARLELFLFLSSLLQRMSFRLPDGDPPPNLQGRLGVVLQPLPYKVIVTPRSGWEGGATKVGSG, translated from the exons ATGGTTTGGTTCTGGAACCAGAAACCCATCTGGACCTCTGGACCCCAGCTCCATCCCCTGCCTGCCTCACCTACCAGTCCTGGGGAGCCTCCCCTGGCTAGGGGGAGGCCTTCCCCCTCACCTTCTCTTCACCCAGCTGGGCCACAG GTTGGGACCTCTGTTTGCGCTCTACCTGGGTCCTCATTACACGGTGGTGGTGAACAGCCACACACACGCCAGAGAGGTTCTGCTGCAGAGAGGGAGGGACTTCGCCGGGCGACCGAGCATG GTCACCACCGAGCTGCTGACCAGAGGAGGGAAGGACATCGCCTTCTCAGATTATTCTCCTCTCTGGAAGTTCCATCGCCGCCTCGTCCACAACTCCTTCACGCTGTTTGGAGAAGGAACCAGCCGGCTGCAGGAAGTCG GTTGGTGTTCAGCAGCACCTATCGCCCTGGCGAGAAGGAGCTACAGGAGGTGATCCGGTACAACAACGGCATTGTAGAGACGATCGCCCAAGGAGGACTGGTGGACATCTTCCCCTGGATGAAG TACCTCCCTAACAGGTCTCTCAGGAAGCTGAAGGAATGCATCACCATCAGAGACCACCTGCTGAGCAGCAAGCTGCAGGAACACAAG GAATCGCTGACTGATGGAGAGCCGCGTGACCTCCTGGACGCATTACTAAAAGGTCAGACCAGCAGTGGGAGGGGCCAAAAGTCACATGGCTCAGAGGGAGCGGGGATAACTGATGATCACATATTAATGACGGCGGCTGAAGCTTTTGGAGCTGGAGTAGAGACAACATCCACTACTCTGCTGTGGATCCTGGCTTACCTGCTGCACCACCCTGAG GTCCAGGAGCGTGTGCAGAGGGAGCTGGATGAGCAGGTGGGCGCTGAGCGTCCGGTGAGTGTGTCAGACCGTGGTCGACTGCCCTACTTGGATTGTGTCATCAACGAGGGCATGAGGATCCGACCTGTCAGTCCGGTGCTGATCCCCCATACCGCCATGACCCACAGCAG TATTGGAGGTTACGCTGTGAGTCGCGGAACACGTGTTCTGGTCAACATGTGGTCGATCCACCATGACCCCCGACTCTGGGACAAACCGGATCTGTTCCTCCCAG ACCGTTTCCTTGACGACCAAGGCCAGCGCGTCACACCAGCCTGCTTCCTTCCATTTGGGGCGGGGCCTCGAGTCTGCGTTGGTGAATCACTGGCCAGACTGGAGCTTTTCCTCTTCCTGTCTTCTCTGCTCCAGCGAATGAGCTTCAGGCTTCCTGACGGGGATCCCCCCCCTAACCTGCAGGGGCGTCTGGGTGTGGTCCTGCAACCACTGCCTTATAAAGTCATAGTCACTCCCAGGTCAGGATGGGAGGGTGGAGCAACAAAAGTGGGGAGTGGCTAA
- the cyp17a2 gene encoding cytochrome P450 17A2 isoform X1, translated as MFSSLFSSFSPSLLLLSLVALVLVSVLISQWFGSGTRNPSGPLDPSSIPCLPHLPVLGSLPWLGGGLPPHLLFTQLGHRLGPLFALYLGPHYTVVVNSHTHAREVLLQRGRDFAGRPSMVTTELLTRGGKDIAFSDYSPLWKFHRRLVHNSFTLFGEGTSRLQEVVLSAVDSLCAELLSNQTCGFDPSPAVTRAVTNVVCRLVFSSTYRPGEKELQEVIRYNNGIVETIAQGGLVDIFPWMKYLPNRSLRKLKECITIRDHLLSSKLQEHKESLTDGEPRDLLDALLKGQTSSGRGQKSHGSEGAGITDDHILMTAAEAFGAGVETTSTTLLWILAYLLHHPEVQERVQRELDEQVGAERPVSVSDRGRLPYLDCVINEGMRIRPVSPVLIPHTAMTHSSIGGYAVSRGTRVLVNMWSIHHDPRLWDKPDLFLPDRFLDDQGQRVTPACFLPFGAGPRVCVGESLARLELFLFLSSLLQRMSFRLPDGDPPPNLQGRLGVVLQPLPYKVIVTPRSGWEGGATKVGSG; from the exons ATGTTCTCCAgcctcttctcctccttctctccATCCCTCCTGCTCCTCTCCCTCGttgctctggttctggtctcaGTCCTGATCTCACAATGGTTTGGTTCTGGAACCAGAAACCCATCTGGACCTCTGGACCCCAGCTCCATCCCCTGCCTGCCTCACCTACCAGTCCTGGGGAGCCTCCCCTGGCTAGGGGGAGGCCTTCCCCCTCACCTTCTCTTCACCCAGCTGGGCCACAG GTTGGGACCTCTGTTTGCGCTCTACCTGGGTCCTCATTACACGGTGGTGGTGAACAGCCACACACACGCCAGAGAGGTTCTGCTGCAGAGAGGGAGGGACTTCGCCGGGCGACCGAGCATG GTCACCACCGAGCTGCTGACCAGAGGAGGGAAGGACATCGCCTTCTCAGATTATTCTCCTCTCTGGAAGTTCCATCGCCGCCTCGTCCACAACTCCTTCACGCTGTTTGGAGAAGGAACCAGCCGGCTGCAGGAAGTCG tgTTGTCTGCGGTGGACAGTCTGTGTGCGGAGCTGCTGTCCAACCAGACCTGTGGGTTTGACCCGTCTCCTGCAGTGACCAGAGCTGTCACTAACGTGGTGTGCAGGTTGGTGTTCAGCAGCACCTATCGCCCTGGCGAGAAGGAGCTACAGGAGGTGATCCGGTACAACAACGGCATTGTAGAGACGATCGCCCAAGGAGGACTGGTGGACATCTTCCCCTGGATGAAG TACCTCCCTAACAGGTCTCTCAGGAAGCTGAAGGAATGCATCACCATCAGAGACCACCTGCTGAGCAGCAAGCTGCAGGAACACAAG GAATCGCTGACTGATGGAGAGCCGCGTGACCTCCTGGACGCATTACTAAAAGGTCAGACCAGCAGTGGGAGGGGCCAAAAGTCACATGGCTCAGAGGGAGCGGGGATAACTGATGATCACATATTAATGACGGCGGCTGAAGCTTTTGGAGCTGGAGTAGAGACAACATCCACTACTCTGCTGTGGATCCTGGCTTACCTGCTGCACCACCCTGAG GTCCAGGAGCGTGTGCAGAGGGAGCTGGATGAGCAGGTGGGCGCTGAGCGTCCGGTGAGTGTGTCAGACCGTGGTCGACTGCCCTACTTGGATTGTGTCATCAACGAGGGCATGAGGATCCGACCTGTCAGTCCGGTGCTGATCCCCCATACCGCCATGACCCACAGCAG TATTGGAGGTTACGCTGTGAGTCGCGGAACACGTGTTCTGGTCAACATGTGGTCGATCCACCATGACCCCCGACTCTGGGACAAACCGGATCTGTTCCTCCCAG ACCGTTTCCTTGACGACCAAGGCCAGCGCGTCACACCAGCCTGCTTCCTTCCATTTGGGGCGGGGCCTCGAGTCTGCGTTGGTGAATCACTGGCCAGACTGGAGCTTTTCCTCTTCCTGTCTTCTCTGCTCCAGCGAATGAGCTTCAGGCTTCCTGACGGGGATCCCCCCCCTAACCTGCAGGGGCGTCTGGGTGTGGTCCTGCAACCACTGCCTTATAAAGTCATAGTCACTCCCAGGTCAGGATGGGAGGGTGGAGCAACAAAAGTGGGGAGTGGCTAA